From the Juglans microcarpa x Juglans regia isolate MS1-56 chromosome 3D, Jm3101_v1.0, whole genome shotgun sequence genome, the window CGCCTCCTGTGCTTGTGCCTTGCACGAGGTGGAGGCGGAGGGGGCTCTAAGATGGGTGCTGGAACTGGTGCCTCTTGAACGGGTGCTGGTGCTGGTGTTGGTGGTGTTGGCACTGGTGATGGTACTGGTGTCTCCTTTGCAGGTGCTGGCGCTGGTGGCGCTTTTCTTGGTGATGGAGATATCTGCGGCGGTGGTAGAGGTGGCGGTAAAGCTGGTGGtagaggtggtggtggtgtccTTTTTGGTTTTGGTGGTGGAATCTTAGGGGGTGGCACCGTTGGGCTTAAAGACGGTGCAACTTTAGGAGACGGTACTGCTTTTACCGGTGGCTTTGCTGCAGATAATGGGGAGGCTGAACGAGGTGCGGTTGCAGTGGGTAACTTAGAAGGTGCAGATGGTACTGTTGAAAGAGGTGGTTTTGCGACTGGCAATTTGGATGGTGCAGATGGCACGGTAGAAGCTGGTGGCTGCTTTGCTGTTGGCATATGAGATGGTGCAGCCGGTATTGTAGTTGGCAAGGTAGACTGTGCGGCCCCTGGTGCAGCTTTTGCATTGCCAAGGAATGGTGGAAAGCAAAGACAAACCAGGAAGATAGCGCACAACATTATAGCCATCTGTGTGGAGATGAGAACTGGTAGGACTGGAACATACTGGTCATGGCTACATATATAGGGCAAAGAGAGCGTTACGAGAGTAGAAGACAGGTGGGGTGTGATGTTGGAGGGAGACAAGGGAGCGATGTAGAATTCATGTGATTGCTATGTCCCTTCTAATGATTTGGCAAGCGAGGTTGtcaaacttatcaaaaaattatattcatcatctttccAACTATTATAATTTCATCGAGAGCGGTGATTTAATGGACTTTAGGTTACTTCTATATGATTTAGCATGTATGAAATCCTTGATTCAAATTAATCCCAATATAGATTTGGATAAATTTTCGacaaataaaatgttattatgaTCACGTCTAAATAAGGAAGCAACCTCTAGTTGCCTCCTATCCACTGCAAGAAATTAAGACTTTTTGTGGCGATTTTATgtttgttgaaaataaaattactgtAAAAAGTCTTTAATTGTGGCGATTTTTACGTCGTCGCGAtcttttttcatcaaatttctaaaatggtctttttcaataatttttttattttttgcggCGAAAAAGTTCGCCGCAAATATTAAACTGGTCTTTTTCATCGATTTTTACTTTTTGCGATGGAAGTATTcaccgcaaaaaaaaaaaaaaagaaaaaaaaaaaaaaagaaaaaggaaaaactttttgtgatggtttgtTGTTTGATGGAATTGCGAAAGTAACCTTTTGTAgctattttttaactttaaatatcgCCGAAAAAAGTGAAGGGTGTTTTACGGCGAAATTAAATCGTCATAAAagataatattcaaaattaaaaggaaCTAGGGCTAATGTTCTCCTTCATTTTTCCCTCCTGCcgatatctctctctcttatttacCCTTTGTTTCGCAACCCCCCCTCCCGCGCGACggctctcttcctctctctctctctctctctctctctctctctctttctcatgaTGTCTACATCTTTCCCTctctttatttctctctctaaagtCTCTTTGTGAATACAGAACGCTGATGGGCTTGACTTGTTCTGCTTCGCCACCTCTACGCCTCCTCGGTCTTGCTCCACCACCACAACCACTATCCTCTTCGTTCTGGTCGATAGGTCATCTCTCCTTATCctcaaaagagagagaaatatcgTTTTTATCATTGATTTCTTCATCCACCTTTATTAGGGCTCGTTTAGGGAGtgatatgagataagaattttatgaatagtagtgagatagtttgagtttagtattttttagattttagaaaaagttgaataaaaaatattataaaattaaaatattggaatataattttataatataatttttgtttggagatttgaaaatgttgaattattttttattttttgtgtgaaattttaggaaaattgtaatgattaatttgaaaatatttatatttgaattatgtttggaaattggatgaaatgatatgagaattttgagataaaatcattttaaataaatcgTTATTTAAGTGgttgatatataaaatcacttaaaatgtgGTGTGATTaaggataataaaatttaagacgaagagtaatattaataacaaaaaaaaacattatcatttcatcatatcttgataaataaataaaaataagaaataaatcttTAATCATTTGATGTGGAAAGGAAGATGAcgtatatcatttttctaatctTACAGGGCCTTTCTCACCTTAGCTCGTGAAGGGAGGCTTGAAGCTGAGCTTAGTGATCCAGCTTCAGCCTCACTATATTGCAAAAGCCTGGTTTTAATCTACAAAATAACCATCGCCTATTGAAACGTTTTAATCAATCTTTTCTATCATAGTTACTGATATTATTTCTCTGTCATCAGTATGATTACTGGGGCTGTGTAGGCATTGGCCAGCCCCCCACATTTGCTAGGTGCCCGACCGAGGACCGATTACAAGAACACTCCTTTCAGGCCtgtatattttttctatgatgtatagattttttcttttcgagtaatgctactcatcatctcaatttttattattttatgatgtgatattagataattagaaactatttattatatatcacttgtaaatctatcatttaataccacatcatagaatgatgagagaataataaatagagtttttcttttcatattagaACATGAAAACCTCATTTATCATGGTGCTTTTGACAAAAGCAAAGGATATGAAGGGGAGTGAATTAAGTAGATAGCATGGATTTAGCATTGGCAAGCGCTAAAGAACTCTTCAccaaacttattttaacatgtATATGTCACCGTATCGATCCCAACATTTGATCTAAACGCCGGTGACCAGTCCACTTCTAGTAATTGGATGAAAGCAAGTCTCTAGATTCTTAGAACTCCTTTTTCCCCCAATTTCTTCTAATCACCCAGAAATGATATGCAAGCCGAAAAACTCATCTTTGCTGCAAGTAAACAGTCATTTTCCGTTT encodes:
- the LOC121254439 gene encoding lysine-rich arabinogalactan protein 19-like → MAIMLCAIFLVCLCFPPFLGNAKAAPGAAQSTLPTTIPAAPSHMPTAKQPPASTVPSAPSKLPVAKPPLSTVPSAPSKLPTATAPRSASPLSAAKPPVKAVPSPKVAPSLSPTVPPPKIPPPKPKRTPPPPLPPALPPPLPPPQISPSPRKAPPAPAPAKETPVPSPVPTPPTPAPAPVQEAPVPAPILEPPPPPPRARHKHRRRHRHKHKRHHAAAVALTPGPAPAPTHARTVRSPPAPPTVEDTDQETDSPAPSPNSSKGHAVHQQGGMSGRWMSAGVAVAILLAIT